A stretch of the Streptomyces sp. NBC_01428 genome encodes the following:
- a CDS encoding ABC transporter permease, whose protein sequence is MFRTALRTVLAHKARLLMTVLAVLLGVAFVSGTLVFTNTISDAYQKSSAKGFDQVDVAIRPESAEDRGDTVGATHKLTRPLLDKAARTPGAASAIGVVDGFTAIADKDGKLIGGGFQSQGGNYWGDKDPRYPLTAGHAPHGTGEVAIDAETAQRAGYHVGDTVRLSVDGPVLEPVVTGIFTTDDGNVAAGGSLALFDTETAQKLFHSVGSYDEIDVKAAAGTSQTALRTALDEVVPKEVASTTTGRQLADDQAEMISSSMSGMKTGLLVFAGIALFVGTFIIANTFTMLVAQRTKELALLRAVGASRRQVTRSVLLEAFVVGAVAAVTGLAAGIGIGAGMRSLMGTLGATVPDGPLVVSPGTVATALLVGVLITMLAAWLPGRRAAKIPPVAAMSSVHAKATTKSLVLRNTIGALFAAAGVAVVLAATTMDGSDGQAPMGFGAVLLIIGVFVLTPLLSRPLIAAAAPVLRIFGISGKLARQNSVRNPRRTAATASALMIGLTLITGMTVMAGSLQKSIDKMASSAVSADYVVSMANGNSLSPDVEKKLTGADGVTDVSPLRNAPSRIDRQTEYLTGVNGAAIGKLTDLTVKDGSFTVGGPRVVVDADTAASHGWKAGSAFRVSYEDGKRQNLTVAGVYEGNELIRGIILDNATLAPHQSRVSDMQVMVKTAGGASDAAKNRLEKALGDNPAIQVQSKKDLSDSIAKMFTLMLNMLYGLLAMAVIVAVLGVINTLAMSVFERSQEIGMLRAIGLDRKGIKRMVRLESLVISLFGGVLGIGLGVFFGWAAGELIGSKMPTYELVLPWGRMAVFLLLAAAVGVLAALWPARRAARLNMLTAIKSE, encoded by the coding sequence ATGTTCCGTACCGCCTTGCGCACCGTGCTCGCGCACAAGGCCAGGCTCCTGATGACCGTGCTCGCCGTACTGCTCGGCGTGGCGTTCGTGTCGGGGACCCTGGTCTTCACCAACACCATCTCGGACGCCTACCAGAAGAGCTCCGCCAAGGGCTTCGACCAGGTCGACGTCGCCATCCGCCCGGAGAGCGCCGAGGACAGGGGAGACACCGTCGGCGCGACCCACAAGCTGACCCGGCCGCTGCTCGACAAGGCGGCCCGGACACCGGGCGCCGCCTCCGCCATCGGCGTGGTCGACGGCTTCACCGCCATCGCCGACAAGGACGGCAAGCTCATCGGCGGCGGATTCCAGTCGCAGGGCGGCAACTACTGGGGCGACAAGGACCCCCGCTACCCGCTGACGGCCGGTCACGCCCCGCACGGCACCGGCGAGGTGGCGATCGACGCCGAGACCGCGCAGCGCGCCGGCTACCACGTCGGCGACACCGTCCGGCTGTCGGTCGACGGTCCCGTCCTCGAACCCGTCGTCACCGGCATCTTCACCACCGACGACGGCAACGTCGCCGCGGGCGGCAGCCTCGCGCTGTTCGACACGGAGACCGCCCAGAAGCTGTTCCACTCCGTCGGCTCGTACGACGAGATCGACGTGAAGGCCGCCGCCGGCACCAGCCAGACGGCGCTGCGCACCGCGCTCGACGAGGTCGTGCCCAAGGAGGTCGCGTCCACGACCACCGGCCGGCAACTCGCCGACGACCAGGCCGAGATGATCTCCTCGTCGATGAGCGGCATGAAGACGGGCCTGCTCGTCTTCGCCGGGATCGCGCTCTTCGTCGGCACGTTCATCATCGCGAACACGTTCACCATGCTGGTCGCGCAGCGCACCAAGGAGCTGGCCCTGCTGCGCGCGGTCGGCGCCTCCCGCCGCCAGGTCACCCGGTCCGTGCTGCTCGAGGCCTTCGTGGTCGGCGCGGTCGCCGCGGTCACCGGACTCGCCGCGGGCATCGGCATCGGCGCGGGCATGCGCTCCCTGATGGGCACGCTCGGCGCCACCGTCCCGGACGGCCCGCTCGTCGTGTCCCCCGGCACGGTCGCCACCGCGCTGCTCGTCGGCGTCCTCATCACGATGCTCGCCGCCTGGCTGCCCGGCCGCCGGGCCGCGAAGATCCCGCCCGTCGCCGCGATGAGCAGCGTGCACGCGAAGGCGACGACGAAGTCCCTGGTGCTGCGGAACACGATCGGCGCCCTGTTCGCCGCCGCCGGTGTCGCCGTCGTCCTGGCCGCGACGACGATGGACGGCTCGGACGGCCAGGCCCCGATGGGCTTCGGCGCGGTCCTGCTCATCATCGGCGTCTTCGTCCTCACCCCGCTGCTGTCCCGCCCGCTGATCGCCGCGGCGGCCCCCGTCCTGCGGATCTTCGGCATCTCGGGGAAGCTGGCCCGGCAGAACTCGGTGCGCAACCCGCGCCGTACGGCGGCCACCGCCTCGGCGCTGATGATCGGCCTCACCCTGATCACCGGTATGACGGTGATGGCGGGCAGTCTGCAGAAGTCGATCGACAAGATGGCCAGTTCGGCGGTCAGCGCGGACTACGTCGTCTCGATGGCGAACGGCAACTCGCTCTCCCCGGACGTCGAGAAGAAGCTCACCGGGGCCGACGGGGTCACCGACGTCAGCCCGCTGCGCAACGCGCCCTCCCGCATCGACCGGCAGACCGAGTACCTGACCGGCGTCAACGGCGCGGCCATCGGCAAGCTCACCGATCTCACCGTCAAGGACGGCTCGTTCACGGTCGGCGGCCCGCGCGTGGTGGTCGACGCGGACACGGCCGCGTCGCACGGCTGGAAGGCCGGCTCCGCCTTCCGCGTCTCCTACGAGGACGGCAAGCGGCAGAACCTGACCGTCGCCGGGGTCTACGAGGGCAACGAGCTGATCCGGGGCATCATCCTGGACAACGCCACGCTCGCCCCGCACCAGAGCCGCGTCTCCGACATGCAGGTCATGGTGAAGACGGCGGGCGGCGCCTCGGACGCGGCCAAGAACCGGCTGGAGAAGGCCCTCGGCGACAACCCGGCGATCCAGGTCCAGAGCAAGAAGGACCTCTCCGACAGCATCGCCAAGATGTTCACGCTGATGCTCAACATGCTCTACGGACTGCTCGCGATGGCCGTGATCGTCGCCGTCCTCGGCGTCATCAACACCCTCGCGATGTCGGTCTTCGAGCGCTCGCAGGAGATCGGGATGCTCCGCGCGATCGGCCTGGACCGCAAGGGCATCAAGCGGATGGTCCGGCTGGAGTCCCTGGTCATCTCGCTCTTCGGCGGTGTCCTCGGGATCGGTCTCGGCGTGTTCTTCGGCTGGGCGGCCGGGGAGCTGATCGGCAGCAAGATGCCGACGTACGAACTGGTGCTGCCCTGGGGCCGGATGGCGGTCTTCCTCCTCCTCGCGGCGGCGGTGGGCGTGCTCGCGGCGCTGTGGCCGGCCCGCCGCGCGGCCCGCCTGAACATGCTGACGGCCATCAAGTCGGAGTAG
- a CDS encoding 4-hydroxybenzoate 3-monooxygenase, whose amino-acid sequence MRTTVGIVGAGPAGLLLARLLHRAGIDAVVLESRDRAYVEQRQRAGILEQGTVDVLRAAGAGERMDREGLRHDGIELRHAGRRHRIDFPALTGGRSVMVYAQTEVCKDLIALQLKEGGPLLFGAEALAVEGAEGDRPRVRFRHEGREDVLECDYVVGCDGFWGVARKAVPAALSRVFERTYPFAWLGILADVPPSHDELVYARHDRGFALLSMRSPTVSRLYLQVPEGTDPAAWGDEEIWDELERRLATTDGWRLRRGPVTAKSVTPMRSHVHEPMRHGRLFLAGDAAHIVPPTGAKGLNLAVGDVVTFARALVHLRDTGSAALLDSYGETCLGRVWQAERFSYDMTTLLHRDPAASPFEERLQLARLERLATSRSAAADLAEGYTGFPFEAAAPGGTPRP is encoded by the coding sequence ATGCGTACCACCGTGGGGATCGTCGGGGCCGGTCCGGCGGGGCTGCTGCTGGCCCGGCTGCTGCACCGCGCCGGGATCGACGCCGTGGTCCTGGAGAGCCGGGACCGCGCCTATGTGGAGCAGCGGCAGCGGGCGGGGATCCTGGAGCAGGGCACCGTCGACGTGCTCCGCGCCGCCGGCGCCGGGGAGCGGATGGACCGGGAGGGGCTGCGCCACGACGGGATCGAGCTGCGGCACGCCGGCCGGCGGCACCGGATCGACTTCCCGGCGCTCACCGGCGGACGGTCCGTGATGGTGTACGCGCAGACCGAGGTGTGCAAGGACCTCATCGCGCTCCAGCTCAAGGAGGGCGGTCCGCTGCTCTTCGGGGCCGAGGCGCTCGCCGTGGAGGGTGCCGAGGGCGACCGGCCCCGCGTGCGGTTCCGGCACGAGGGACGCGAGGACGTCCTGGAGTGCGACTACGTCGTCGGCTGCGACGGCTTCTGGGGCGTCGCCCGCAAGGCCGTGCCCGCGGCGCTCAGCCGCGTCTTCGAGCGGACCTACCCGTTCGCCTGGCTCGGCATCCTCGCCGACGTGCCGCCCTCGCACGACGAACTCGTCTACGCCCGCCACGACCGCGGCTTCGCCCTGCTCAGCATGCGCTCGCCCACCGTCTCCCGGCTCTATCTCCAGGTGCCCGAGGGAACCGATCCCGCGGCCTGGGGCGACGAGGAGATCTGGGACGAGCTGGAGCGGCGCCTGGCGACCACCGACGGATGGCGGCTGCGCCGGGGTCCCGTCACGGCGAAGTCCGTCACCCCCATGCGGAGCCACGTCCACGAGCCGATGCGGCACGGTCGGCTCTTCCTCGCCGGCGACGCGGCCCACATCGTGCCGCCGACCGGCGCCAAGGGCCTCAACCTCGCCGTCGGCGACGTCGTGACCTTCGCGCGCGCCCTCGTCCACCTCCGGGACACCGGATCGGCCGCCCTGCTCGACTCCTACGGCGAGACCTGTCTCGGCCGGGTCTGGCAGGCCGAGCGGTTCTCGTACGACATGACGACCCTGCTGCACCGCGACCCCGCCGCGAGCCCCTTCGAGGAGCGCCTCCAGCTCGCCCGCCTGGAGCGGCTCGCCACCTCCCGGTCGGCGGCGGCCGACCTCGCGGAGGGCTACACGGGCTTCCCCTTCGAGGCCGCGGCACCGGGCGGGACGCCCAGGCCGTAG
- a CDS encoding cyclopropane-fatty-acyl-phospholipid synthase family protein: MQDAAPRLKSLVEQLMGAPLPLRIRAWDGSEAGPPGAPALVVRNRRALRRLLWKPGELGLARAWVSGDLGVEGDLYTALGHLSGLVWERGEDARGLGEALRDPEVRAAVRGLVKLAGPPLPPAPPAEEMRRRRHLHTKRSDRRAISHHYDVGNDFYEIVLGPSMVYSCAYWQDGGTLECAQRDKLGLIARKLDLKPGQRLLDVGCGWGSMAIHAAREHGVTVVGVTLSQEQAAYARKRVAEEGLTDKVEIRVQDYRDVTDGPFDAISSIGMAEHVGAERYLEYAEVLNRLLRPGGRLLNHQIGRRPRRDESAYAVDEFIDAYVFPDGELAPVGTTVTQLERAGFEVRDVESIREHYALTLRRWVANLEADWTRAVHLTSPGRARVWRLYMAASALAFERNNIGVNQVLAVKTPEGTGASGMPLRARTWN; this comes from the coding sequence ATGCAGGACGCCGCGCCGCGGCTGAAGAGCCTTGTCGAACAGTTGATGGGAGCTCCGCTCCCGCTGCGCATCCGTGCCTGGGACGGTTCCGAGGCCGGGCCGCCCGGCGCTCCGGCACTCGTCGTGCGCAACCGCCGGGCCCTGCGCCGGCTGCTGTGGAAGCCGGGCGAGCTGGGCCTCGCGCGGGCCTGGGTCTCCGGCGACCTGGGCGTGGAGGGCGACCTCTACACCGCCCTCGGCCACCTGTCCGGGCTGGTCTGGGAACGGGGCGAGGACGCCCGGGGGCTCGGCGAGGCCCTGCGCGACCCGGAGGTGCGTGCCGCGGTGCGCGGGCTGGTGAAGCTGGCCGGGCCGCCGCTGCCGCCCGCGCCGCCCGCGGAGGAGATGCGCAGACGCCGCCACCTGCACACCAAGCGCAGCGACAGACGCGCCATCAGCCACCACTACGACGTGGGCAACGACTTCTACGAGATCGTCCTCGGCCCCTCGATGGTCTACTCGTGCGCCTACTGGCAGGACGGCGGCACCCTGGAGTGTGCCCAGCGCGACAAGCTCGGACTCATCGCCCGCAAGCTCGACCTGAAGCCCGGTCAGCGGCTCCTCGACGTCGGCTGCGGCTGGGGCTCGATGGCCATTCACGCCGCCCGCGAGCACGGCGTGACCGTGGTCGGGGTGACGCTGTCCCAGGAGCAGGCCGCCTACGCCCGCAAGCGGGTCGCCGAGGAGGGCTTGACCGACAAGGTGGAGATCCGGGTGCAGGACTACCGGGACGTCACCGACGGGCCCTTCGACGCGATCTCCTCCATCGGGATGGCCGAACACGTGGGCGCCGAGCGCTACCTGGAGTACGCCGAGGTGCTGAACCGCCTGCTCAGGCCCGGCGGACGGCTTCTGAACCACCAGATCGGCCGGCGGCCCCGGCGCGACGAGTCGGCGTACGCCGTCGACGAGTTCATCGACGCCTACGTCTTCCCCGACGGCGAACTCGCGCCCGTCGGCACCACCGTGACCCAGCTGGAGCGGGCCGGGTTCGAGGTGCGCGACGTGGAGTCCATCCGTGAGCACTACGCGCTCACGCTGCGCCGCTGGGTCGCCAACCTGGAGGCCGACTGGACCCGCGCCGTCCACCTCACGAGCCCCGGCCGCGCCCGGGTCTGGCGGCTGTACATGGCGGCCAGCGCCCTGGCCTTCGAGCGCAACAACATCGGCGTCAACCAGGTCCTGGCGGTGAAGACACCGGAGGGAACCGGAGCGTCCGGGATGCCGCTGCGGGCGAGAACCTGGAACTGA
- a CDS encoding ABC transporter ATP-binding protein, which translates to MTTTPLAGTSTAVAARATELSKVYGQGETQVVALDQVSVSFRQAEFTAIMGPSGSGKSTLMHCVAGLDTFSSGSVRIGDTELGSLKDKQLTKLRRDKIGFIFQAFNLLPTLTALENITLPMDIAGRKPDKQWLDTVIRMIGLADRLGHRPSQLSGGQQQRVAVARALASRPDIIFGDEPTGNLDSRSGAEVLGFLRNSVRELGQTVVMVTHDPVAAAYADRVVFLADGRIVDEVYEPTADSVLDRMKQFDGKVRTS; encoded by the coding sequence GTGACCACCACTCCCCTCGCCGGCACAAGCACCGCGGTCGCAGCCCGCGCCACGGAACTGTCGAAGGTCTACGGGCAGGGCGAGACCCAGGTGGTCGCCCTCGACCAGGTCTCCGTCAGCTTCCGCCAGGCCGAGTTCACCGCGATCATGGGCCCCTCCGGCTCGGGCAAGTCCACGCTGATGCACTGCGTGGCCGGCCTGGACACCTTCTCCTCGGGATCGGTGCGCATCGGCGACACCGAACTCGGCTCCCTCAAGGACAAGCAGCTCACGAAGCTGCGCCGGGACAAGATCGGCTTCATCTTCCAGGCGTTCAACCTGCTGCCCACGCTGACCGCCCTGGAGAACATCACGCTCCCGATGGACATCGCGGGCCGCAAGCCCGACAAGCAGTGGCTGGACACGGTGATCCGGATGATCGGCCTCGCCGACCGGCTGGGCCACCGCCCGTCGCAGCTCTCCGGCGGCCAGCAGCAGCGCGTCGCGGTGGCCCGCGCCCTCGCCTCCCGGCCCGACATCATCTTCGGCGACGAGCCGACCGGAAACCTCGACTCGCGCTCCGGCGCCGAGGTCCTCGGCTTCCTGCGCAACTCGGTGCGGGAACTGGGGCAGACCGTGGTGATGGTGACTCACGACCCGGTGGCCGCCGCCTACGCGGACCGGGTCGTCTTCCTCGCCGACGGCCGGATCGTCGACGAGGTGTACGAGCCGACCGCCGACTCCGTCCTCGACCGTATGAAGCAGTTCGACGGCAAGGTCCGCACGAGCTGA